A window of Clavibacter phaseoli contains these coding sequences:
- a CDS encoding putative quinol monooxygenase: protein MSDVRLTGQLVCKNCEERDLVVQNLPQHVKLTRAEPGCLAFEVTQTIDPLVWRVEEHFEGEEVFRAHQARVASSEWGRITSLIERRYVVEGLSR, encoded by the coding sequence ATGAGTGATGTGCGTCTGACCGGCCAACTCGTGTGCAAGAACTGCGAAGAGAGGGATCTCGTCGTCCAGAATCTGCCGCAACACGTCAAGTTGACGCGCGCAGAGCCCGGGTGCCTCGCCTTCGAGGTCACACAGACGATCGATCCTCTGGTGTGGCGCGTGGAGGAGCACTTCGAGGGTGAGGAGGTGTTCCGGGCACACCAGGCTCGTGTGGCGAGCAGCGAGTGGGGGCGGATCACGTCGCTGATCGAGCGCCGCTACGTCGTCGAAGGCCTGTCCCGCTGA
- a CDS encoding VOC family protein translates to MPGSEPLGHPLSGIGLVGCRRIELTDGMPRFSGIHHLALTVRDLEVSVAFYERVLGAPPTAQLDGHDLRRELFALPGGTNLGLTQHDPTATGTFTPFQPGLDHLGFAVDSREELELWAEHLTDHGIAHSSIVDVSYGSALSFTDPDEIALEFFTPHDGG, encoded by the coding sequence ATGCCCGGGAGCGAACCGCTTGGCCATCCCCTGAGTGGCATCGGTCTCGTCGGATGCCGCCGGATCGAGTTGACTGACGGCATGCCGCGCTTTTCGGGAATCCACCACCTCGCTCTCACGGTCCGCGACCTCGAGGTCAGCGTCGCGTTCTACGAGCGTGTCCTTGGGGCACCGCCCACGGCGCAGCTGGACGGCCACGACCTCCGCCGCGAGCTCTTCGCGCTCCCGGGTGGGACGAACCTCGGCCTCACTCAGCACGACCCGACCGCGACGGGGACCTTCACCCCGTTCCAGCCGGGCCTTGACCACCTCGGCTTCGCCGTCGACAGCCGCGAGGAGTTGGAGCTCTGGGCCGAGCACCTCACCGATCACGGCATCGCACACAGCAGCATCGTCGATGTGTCGTACGGATCGGCGCTCAGTTTCACGGATCCAGACGAGATCGCCCTCGAGTTCTTCACGCCCCACGACGGCGGCTGA
- a CDS encoding nucleoside deaminase, whose protein sequence is MELRDDTFTAMTIRRAQENVDAGGKPFSCLLVKDGVIVVAADNHVAQTGDPTAHAEIRAIRLAAEQGITDLRGFDAYVTAYPCPMCLGALYYAQPDRVVYAVSREEEGEHYEDGNRLMSLDTFYDEYAKSIAERALLSARGHAEDATAPFRAWTARHAS, encoded by the coding sequence ATGGAGCTACGGGATGACACCTTCACCGCTATGACGATTCGGCGTGCTCAGGAGAACGTGGACGCGGGTGGTAAGCCGTTCTCCTGCCTGCTCGTGAAGGACGGCGTGATCGTGGTCGCCGCCGACAACCATGTGGCGCAGACCGGGGACCCCACGGCGCATGCCGAGATCCGGGCCATCCGCCTCGCCGCGGAGCAGGGCATCACGGACCTCCGCGGATTCGATGCCTATGTCACCGCGTACCCGTGCCCGATGTGCCTGGGAGCCCTGTACTACGCCCAGCCAGACCGCGTCGTCTACGCCGTGTCGCGCGAGGAGGAAGGCGAGCACTACGAGGACGGCAACCGTCTCATGAGCCTCGACACGTTCTACGACGAGTACGCCAAGTCGATCGCCGAGCGCGCCCTCCTGTCCGCGCGCGGCCATGCCGAGGACGCGACCGCACCGTTCCGGGCGTGGACGGCGCGGCACGCGTCCTGA
- a CDS encoding LacI family DNA-binding transcriptional regulator, with translation MVAGRPGLKQVAAIAGVSHMTVSRVLNGHPNIKDSTRQKVLKAVDELNYRPNVAARSLVTQRTDRIGVMVESGAEFGPSSTLRAIERAAREKGYSVTSVAVHNDRDMTPLDAIEHLTGLGIDALCVIAPRSSSVAALRTVDIGIPTLVVKSEKDPTFLTVSVDQQAGMAEAVDHLASLGHRDVLHLAGPLDWLDARSRERAFHSRAKSWGMRERPIVIGDWTPDSGYDFAASLTTLPDFTAMVVANDEMALGVIHGLVERGIRVPQDVSIIGFDDLPTARHMLPPLTTIRQDFDKLGTAVAEVIHARIRGEEIPQRTRIATQLVIRESTAPPRPGSA, from the coding sequence GTGGTGGCTGGTCGCCCGGGCCTCAAGCAGGTCGCCGCTATCGCGGGCGTCTCGCACATGACCGTCTCTCGTGTGTTGAATGGGCACCCCAACATCAAGGACTCGACGCGCCAGAAGGTGCTGAAGGCGGTCGACGAGCTGAACTACCGCCCCAACGTGGCGGCCCGATCGCTCGTCACGCAACGCACGGACCGCATCGGGGTGATGGTTGAGAGCGGTGCGGAGTTCGGCCCGTCCAGCACGCTCCGCGCCATCGAACGGGCGGCGCGCGAGAAGGGCTACTCCGTCACGTCTGTCGCCGTGCACAACGACCGGGACATGACCCCGCTCGACGCCATCGAGCACCTGACAGGCCTGGGGATCGACGCCCTCTGCGTGATCGCGCCGCGCTCGTCGTCGGTGGCGGCCCTGCGCACAGTCGACATCGGCATCCCGACGCTCGTGGTGAAGTCAGAGAAGGATCCGACCTTCCTCACGGTCTCGGTCGACCAGCAGGCGGGCATGGCGGAGGCCGTCGATCATCTGGCGTCGCTCGGTCATCGCGACGTCCTGCACCTTGCCGGTCCGCTCGACTGGCTCGATGCTCGCTCCCGGGAACGGGCGTTCCATTCGCGGGCGAAGTCCTGGGGCATGCGGGAGCGCCCGATCGTGATCGGCGACTGGACCCCGGACTCCGGCTACGACTTCGCCGCCAGCCTCACCACCCTCCCGGACTTCACGGCGATGGTCGTCGCCAACGACGAGATGGCCCTCGGCGTGATCCACGGACTCGTCGAACGCGGCATCCGCGTACCCCAGGACGTCAGCATCATCGGCTTCGACGATCTGCCGACCGCGCGCCACATGCTCCCGCCCTTGACGACGATCCGGCAGGACTTCGACAAGCTGGGGACGGCAGTCGCGGAGGTCATCCACGCCCGGATCCGCGGGGAGGAGATCCCCCAGCGCACCCGCATCGCGACGCAGCTGGTTATCCGGGAATCGACCGCACCCCCACGGCCGGGCTCGGCCTAG
- a CDS encoding sugar ABC transporter ATP-binding protein, with the protein MATQSRTTPGSPHPVVEMVGIHVDFDSGPALSGASLSLVPGEIHGLLGGNGAGKSTLIKTLTGVHRPRAGVITIDGVERAFSGPADARSAGISAVFQDERLTDNLSIGENMMLGHELRGGFGISWSRTHQRAAEMLGELGLGDLDTRLPLRSLSPALRQLVAISRAMVDRPRVLLLDEPTSSLDAGDVARLFAVLRRLRDGGVAILFVSHFLEQVLSLSDRITVLRDGSTVGEYPARSMDRAELIAKMIGKDIDALRKIGSDRREHRRQPVGPPFYQAVALGRRGAVAPTDLELHRGEIVGFAGLRGSGRTELASLLSGVERADSGRILIDGELTPMIGPIAGLRNRVAHASEDRLEDGIIGDLSLRENIVLGIQARRGWSHPLSSAESDDMVSMYIEVLDIRPADPDIPVKFLSGGNQQKVVLARCLATRPRVLVLDEPGRGIDMAAKVDIQAHISQLAKEGIAVVYISSELEEVVRLSDRIVVFKDREKIGEVSNGPGLTVDTVVEMIAADSDPDVDEDSEDPW; encoded by the coding sequence GTGGCCACGCAGTCGAGGACGACTCCGGGATCTCCGCACCCCGTCGTCGAGATGGTCGGGATCCATGTGGACTTCGATTCGGGTCCCGCTCTCTCGGGGGCGAGTCTCAGCCTGGTACCCGGGGAGATCCACGGGCTCCTGGGCGGGAACGGCGCCGGCAAGTCGACGCTCATCAAGACGCTCACCGGAGTCCATCGTCCCCGTGCCGGCGTGATCACGATCGACGGGGTCGAGCGTGCTTTCTCTGGGCCGGCTGATGCGAGATCGGCCGGCATCTCGGCGGTGTTCCAGGATGAACGACTGACGGACAACCTCAGCATCGGCGAGAACATGATGCTCGGACACGAGCTTCGCGGCGGGTTCGGAATCTCATGGTCCCGCACCCACCAGCGCGCGGCCGAGATGCTCGGCGAGCTCGGTCTCGGCGATCTCGATACCCGACTCCCTCTCCGATCGCTCTCCCCCGCGCTGCGCCAGCTCGTGGCGATCAGCCGCGCCATGGTGGACCGGCCCCGTGTCCTCCTGCTCGACGAACCGACGTCGAGCCTCGACGCCGGCGACGTCGCCCGCCTCTTCGCCGTGCTACGGAGGCTCCGAGACGGAGGCGTGGCCATCCTCTTCGTGTCTCACTTCCTCGAGCAGGTCCTCAGCTTGAGCGACCGGATCACGGTGCTGCGGGACGGCAGCACGGTCGGCGAGTATCCCGCGCGATCGATGGACCGAGCCGAGCTGATCGCCAAGATGATCGGGAAGGACATCGACGCGCTCCGCAAGATCGGCTCCGACCGCCGCGAACATCGGCGACAGCCCGTCGGTCCCCCGTTCTACCAGGCAGTGGCCCTCGGCCGCCGGGGAGCCGTCGCACCGACTGACCTGGAGCTGCACCGAGGCGAGATCGTCGGCTTCGCCGGCTTACGAGGATCAGGTCGCACGGAGCTGGCCTCGCTCCTGAGCGGCGTGGAACGCGCCGACTCGGGCCGAATCCTCATCGACGGCGAACTCACGCCGATGATCGGACCGATCGCCGGTCTCCGGAACCGGGTCGCGCACGCGAGCGAGGACCGTCTCGAGGACGGGATCATCGGCGATCTGTCGCTCCGAGAGAACATCGTGCTCGGCATCCAGGCCCGTCGTGGGTGGTCTCACCCGCTCTCGTCCGCTGAGAGCGACGACATGGTCAGCATGTACATCGAGGTGCTCGACATCAGGCCGGCCGACCCGGACATTCCCGTCAAGTTCCTCTCGGGAGGCAACCAGCAGAAGGTGGTCCTCGCACGCTGCCTGGCGACCCGGCCGCGCGTGCTCGTGCTGGACGAACCGGGCCGTGGGATCGACATGGCCGCGAAGGTCGACATCCAGGCCCACATCTCGCAGCTCGCGAAGGAGGGCATCGCCGTCGTCTACATCTCGTCGGAGCTTGAGGAGGTCGTCCGCTTGAGCGACCGCATCGTCGTGTTCAAGGACCGCGAGAAGATCGGCGAGGTCAGCAACGGACCGGGACTGACAGTCGACACGGTCGTCGAGATGATCGCGGCGGACTCCGATCCTGACGTCGACGAGGACTCGGAAGATCCATGGTGA
- a CDS encoding ABC transporter substrate-binding protein — protein sequence MLTKRHISKVLVSTALGAMALGLAGCSAGDSGAGGDGDLTTIGFVAVGPEGAWRQANEGNIEDTFTKEAGYDLKYAPATNGDQKSQIDSFTSFVDEGVDLILLSATEGSGWEDSLQRAQEAEIPVILIDRGIEPDNTDLYTTRIAPDNIAVSTSVADWAESTFPDGGNYFTLEGPAGVSVVNERNEGWNDVIGADSKFVKLGAQTANWSTEEAKSVFETVLKSNNNDVQLVFAQNDEMGLGAIQAVQEAGLTPGTDVKIATIDGTSSALKALADGQLNFVAEYNPLFGDTALDAVEKTLAGETVDSSIVVPSETFDSPEVAAEVLPDRKF from the coding sequence ATGCTCACGAAGAGGCACATCAGCAAGGTCCTGGTTTCCACAGCCCTCGGAGCGATGGCGTTGGGCCTCGCGGGCTGCTCCGCAGGCGACTCCGGCGCTGGCGGCGATGGTGACCTGACGACCATCGGATTCGTCGCCGTCGGCCCCGAGGGCGCATGGCGTCAGGCGAACGAGGGCAACATCGAGGACACCTTCACCAAGGAGGCCGGCTACGACCTGAAGTACGCCCCGGCCACCAACGGCGACCAGAAGTCGCAGATCGACTCGTTCACGTCGTTCGTGGACGAGGGCGTCGACCTCATCCTGCTCTCCGCCACGGAGGGCTCGGGCTGGGAGGACTCCCTGCAGCGCGCCCAGGAGGCCGAGATCCCGGTCATCCTGATCGACCGCGGCATCGAGCCGGACAACACCGACCTCTACACCACGCGCATCGCGCCCGACAACATCGCGGTGAGCACCTCCGTCGCGGACTGGGCCGAGTCCACCTTCCCCGACGGCGGGAACTACTTCACGCTCGAGGGACCCGCGGGCGTCTCGGTCGTCAACGAGCGCAACGAGGGCTGGAACGACGTCATCGGCGCCGATTCCAAGTTCGTGAAGCTCGGTGCCCAGACCGCCAACTGGTCGACCGAGGAGGCCAAGAGCGTCTTCGAGACCGTCCTCAAGTCGAACAACAACGACGTGCAGCTCGTCTTCGCCCAGAACGACGAGATGGGCCTCGGCGCCATCCAGGCTGTCCAGGAGGCCGGCCTCACCCCCGGGACCGACGTCAAGATCGCCACGATCGACGGCACCTCCAGCGCGCTGAAGGCCCTTGCCGACGGCCAGCTCAACTTCGTCGCCGAGTACAACCCGCTGTTCGGGGACACCGCCCTCGACGCAGTCGAGAAGACGCTCGCCGGTGAGACGGTCGACTCCTCGATCGTCGTCCCGAGCGAGACCTTCGACTCGCCCGAGGTCGCCGCCGAGGTCCTGCCCGACCGCAAGTTCTAG